A DNA window from Aureibaculum sp. 2308TA14-22 contains the following coding sequences:
- a CDS encoding tetratricopeptide repeat protein, producing the protein MKKLVLSMLAVTISLSIFAQKDELKAAEKAFKKEDFATAKASVDQAEGLIANADEKLKAKFYFLKAQTYYQLGKKDPGKATSAFDTAAKAFQNLISFEKEIGKQKYTEEAQPMLNALIAEVSNKGIKEYQDKDYASAKKTLLDTYNLSKKDTVFLEYAATAAYLDKDFDTSLKHFNKLKELGYTNIATTYSAINTESNEKENFASKSQMDLMVKTGKYKDAKSETSPSKRADIIKNIALILVEKGETENAIAAVQEARAVNPDDTDLIFTEANIQLKLENKDEFVALMKEAITKDPNNPSLHFNVGVINQEQGRLEEAKANYEKAIELDPNYADAYLNMGALVLVKDKELVEEMNANLSNFKKYDEIKAKQVELYKQALPYFEKAHGLKKDNIDVVRTLMSMYENLEMDDKYKEMKALWDASK; encoded by the coding sequence ATGAAGAAACTAGTACTATCGATGTTGGCAGTTACAATCAGTCTGTCAATATTCGCACAAAAAGATGAATTAAAAGCTGCCGAAAAGGCATTTAAGAAGGAAGATTTTGCAACGGCTAAGGCTTCAGTAGATCAAGCTGAAGGATTAATTGCTAATGCTGATGAAAAGTTAAAAGCTAAATTTTATTTTTTAAAAGCTCAAACGTATTATCAGTTAGGAAAAAAAGATCCGGGTAAAGCTACTAGTGCTTTTGACACTGCGGCAAAAGCATTTCAAAACCTTATAAGTTTCGAAAAAGAAATAGGTAAGCAAAAATATACTGAAGAAGCACAACCCATGCTCAACGCATTAATTGCAGAAGTTTCCAATAAAGGTATTAAGGAATATCAAGACAAAGATTATGCTTCTGCTAAAAAAACATTATTAGATACCTATAACTTAAGTAAAAAAGATACTGTATTTTTAGAGTATGCTGCAACTGCAGCTTATTTAGATAAAGATTTTGATACTTCTTTAAAACATTTTAACAAGTTGAAAGAGTTAGGATACACTAATATTGCCACTACTTATTCTGCAATTAACACTGAGTCTAATGAGAAGGAAAATTTTGCATCCAAATCGCAAATGGATTTAATGGTTAAGACTGGTAAGTATAAAGATGCAAAGTCAGAAACCTCACCATCAAAAAGAGCGGATATTATCAAAAATATTGCTCTGATTTTAGTTGAAAAAGGCGAGACGGAAAATGCTATTGCTGCGGTACAAGAGGCTAGAGCAGTTAATCCTGATGATACTGATTTAATCTTTACTGAAGCTAATATTCAATTAAAATTGGAGAATAAGGATGAATTTGTTGCTCTTATGAAAGAAGCTATTACCAAAGATCCTAATAACCCTAGCTTACATTTTAATGTTGGTGTTATTAACCAAGAACAAGGGAGATTGGAAGAAGCGAAAGCTAATTATGAAAAAGCAATTGAGTTAGACCCTAATTATGCTGATGCTTATTTGAATATGGGAGCTTTAGTGTTGGTAAAAGACAAAGAGTTGGTTGAAGAAATGAATGCTAATTTGAGCAACTTTAAAAAGTATGATGAAATTAAAGCAAAACAAGTAGAGTTGTACAAGCAAGCTTTACCTTATTTTGAAAAAGCCCATGGTCTTAAGAAAGATAATATAGATGTAGTTAGAACTTTAATGAGCATGTACGAAAATTTAGAGATGGATGATAAGTACAAAGAAATGAAAGCCCTTTGGGACGCATCTAAATAG